One Streptomyces mobaraensis NBRC 13819 = DSM 40847 DNA segment encodes these proteins:
- a CDS encoding cytochrome P450 — protein MSATDTSGPPAYPFGPVVRLDLHPRYLELCRNEPVARVRLPYGGDAWLVTGYHEIKQFLADTRFSSFAATAPDTARVTPLPLRPGNLLSMDPPDHGRIRKVVAHAFRPRIVSQLADRMRDLVTSELDAMEAAGPPGDLVQRLAIPLPVRMIVELFGVPYEDRAQFRKFSDVFVATSAHTKEEIDEARDGLEAFLRRLIKQRRDSRSDDLISVLIEALDDGRLSEVEAVRTGIGILMAGHETSLSMISNVSFLLLAQRELYERLCADPSLLDPAIEEMLRVIPLRSVGSFPRRASEDVEIGGVRVSKGDTVIFQRAAGDRDERVFEDPDTIRFDREHNPHLGFGHGQHYCLGASLARAELKVALEGITSRFPTLRLAVPPEEVPWKPGLIARAPEALPVTW, from the coding sequence ATGTCTGCCACAGACACGTCCGGGCCACCGGCCTATCCCTTCGGCCCGGTGGTCCGTCTCGACCTGCACCCCCGCTACCTGGAACTGTGCCGCAACGAGCCGGTCGCCAGGGTGCGGTTGCCCTACGGCGGTGACGCCTGGCTCGTCACCGGCTACCACGAGATCAAGCAGTTCCTCGCCGACACCCGGTTCAGCTCGTTCGCGGCGACGGCGCCCGACACCGCCCGGGTGACGCCGCTGCCGCTGCGCCCGGGCAACCTGCTCAGCATGGACCCGCCGGACCACGGCAGGATCCGCAAGGTCGTCGCCCATGCCTTCCGGCCGCGAATCGTGTCGCAGCTCGCCGACCGCATGCGCGACCTCGTCACCAGCGAACTGGACGCCATGGAGGCGGCCGGCCCGCCCGGCGACCTCGTCCAGCGGCTGGCGATCCCGCTCCCCGTCCGGATGATCGTCGAGCTCTTCGGCGTCCCGTACGAGGACCGGGCGCAGTTCCGCAAGTTCTCGGACGTCTTCGTCGCCACCTCCGCGCACACCAAGGAGGAGATCGACGAGGCCCGCGACGGCCTGGAGGCGTTCCTGCGCCGGCTGATCAAGCAACGCCGGGACAGCCGTTCGGACGACCTCATATCCGTGCTCATAGAAGCGCTGGACGACGGCCGGCTGTCCGAGGTCGAGGCCGTGCGGACGGGCATCGGCATCCTCATGGCCGGCCACGAGACGTCCCTCAGCATGATCTCCAACGTCTCCTTCCTGCTGCTCGCCCAGCGCGAGCTCTACGAGCGGCTCTGCGCGGACCCGTCGCTGCTGGACCCGGCGATCGAGGAGATGCTGCGCGTCATCCCGCTGCGCTCGGTGGGCAGTTTCCCGCGCCGCGCGTCCGAGGACGTGGAGATCGGTGGAGTGCGCGTCAGCAAGGGCGACACGGTGATCTTCCAGCGGGCCGCCGGCGACCGCGACGAGCGGGTCTTCGAGGACCCGGACACCATCCGCTTCGACCGGGAGCACAACCCGCACCTGGGGTTCGGCCACGGGCAGCACTACTGCCTCGGCGCGAGCCTCGCCCGGGCCGAGCTGAAGGTGGCGCTGGAGGGGATCACCAGCCGGTTCCCCACCCTGCGGCTGGCGGTGCCGCCGGAGGAGGTCCCGTGGAAGCCGGGCCTGATCGCGCGGGCGCCGGAGGCGCTGCCGGTCACATGGTGA
- a CDS encoding ParB/RepB/Spo0J family partition protein, protein MPFLTPVLSATTRADVPVDSLLSADSPRTNGLDRAYIDTLVALEDELPPIVVHRPTGRVIDGMHRLAAARVRGDRTISAYLLDMPERNVFATAVSLNITHGKPLSHDDRLAAAARILRESPALSDRYVASVTALSPRTVSRVRRSSVDVAHLNTRIGLDGKRRRADVASVASGRLRAVEVIRQRPEASLREIARLAGISLGTAHDVKKRLLLGMDPVPQGSGAAAERAREPRSEPRPETRIAEAPSLRDARERLDRLRKDPALRLSQSGRFLLRGFAVHDLDATVWAKLAATIPPHCADGITQLARECADVWTRFAEQVEREAQAGEAGQAEPAGGRSRPGV, encoded by the coding sequence ATGCCTTTTCTGACACCGGTCCTGAGTGCGACGACGCGCGCCGACGTACCGGTCGACTCCTTACTGTCCGCCGACTCGCCGCGCACCAACGGCCTGGACCGGGCGTACATCGACACGCTCGTCGCGCTCGAGGACGAGCTTCCGCCGATCGTCGTGCACCGGCCCACCGGGCGGGTGATCGACGGGATGCACCGGCTCGCCGCCGCCCGCGTCCGGGGCGACCGCACCATCAGCGCCTACCTGTTGGACATGCCGGAGCGGAACGTGTTCGCCACCGCGGTGAGCCTGAACATCACCCACGGCAAGCCGCTCAGCCATGACGACCGGCTGGCCGCCGCGGCCCGGATCCTCCGGGAGAGCCCGGCGCTCTCGGACCGGTACGTCGCGTCCGTCACCGCCCTGTCACCGCGGACGGTCTCCCGGGTACGGCGTTCAAGCGTCGACGTTGCCCACTTGAACACCCGGATCGGGCTGGACGGGAAGCGGCGCCGCGCGGACGTGGCGAGCGTCGCCAGCGGCCGGCTGCGCGCGGTCGAGGTGATCAGGCAGCGTCCCGAGGCGAGTCTGCGCGAGATCGCCCGGCTCGCCGGGATCTCGCTCGGCACCGCGCACGACGTGAAGAAGCGCCTGCTCCTCGGCATGGACCCGGTGCCCCAGGGCTCGGGGGCCGCCGCCGAGCGCGCCCGGGAGCCGCGGTCCGAGCCGCGTCCGGAGACCCGGATCGCCGAGGCGCCGTCCCTGCGGGACGCGCGTGAACGGCTGGACCGGCTCCGCAAGGACCCGGCGCTGCGGCTCTCCCAGTCCGGCCGCTTCCTGCTGCGCGGCTTCGCCGTGCACGACCTCGACGCGACGGTGTGGGCGAAGCTCGCCGCCACCATCCCGCCGCACTGCGCGGACGGGATCACCCAACTGGCCAGGGAGTGCGCCGACGTGTGGACCCGCTTCGCCGAACAGGTGGAGCGGGAGGCGCAGGCCGGGGAGGCGGGGCAGGCCGAGCCGGCCGGGGGGCGGTCCCGGCCGGGGGTCTGA
- a CDS encoding NAD(P)/FAD-dependent oxidoreductase, whose protein sequence is MREYYDVVIMGGGPAGSTLGALLAQRSDLRTAIFDKEVFPREHIGESFAHPVVPALQESGALAKVLASPCWVKKYGGVYAWDPDRPSVALFDRALFEKDGVLRWTMHVNRAEFDHILLDHAADVGVEVFQGTAVTAYEPDANGGVVRLADGTSVRAGYFVDASGRQSSVSAARNKRGWLSNFKNIAIWQHFTGGGHTQNLPADWNVFTSDNFSPIGCFAFRDGWCWYIPVPKVIDGRRVLTHSVGIVTNPAVLKEPGRDYTDQATFLAAVREVPYLKDLVTDVVPVADHMITATNYSRVAEEFGDYDERHLLVGDAAFFVDPLFSSGVAVALTQAQAAALLLLKTTGGSLEEADRRQLWRDYNDKWHGTAETFALMIDQWYHAIAKNNPDSVYWNTRGTGADLGIREQTFDALLNTAFQPALLDVMTHNSRRVEDLDAAGPYLSATALAEPAGLTPDAVLTLAPTTAVRDSVTMLVPGFKATNPPANVQLPPAVLAGMAEYWKNPLTHHAAAPAPLRDTVPCKRIHSTEDPHGPSIDADVRRDGVDELWELLSAGPVKYGEIAGRLTPAQVRLVKRMCVGGFLTVTPAA, encoded by the coding sequence GTGCGGGAGTACTACGACGTCGTGATCATGGGTGGCGGGCCGGCCGGCTCCACCCTCGGTGCCCTGCTCGCCCAGCGCAGCGACCTGCGGACGGCCATCTTCGACAAGGAGGTGTTCCCCCGCGAGCACATCGGCGAGTCGTTCGCCCACCCCGTGGTGCCCGCGCTCCAGGAGAGCGGCGCCCTCGCCAAGGTCCTCGCCAGCCCGTGCTGGGTGAAGAAGTACGGCGGCGTCTACGCCTGGGACCCGGACCGGCCGAGCGTCGCCCTCTTCGACCGGGCGCTGTTCGAGAAGGACGGCGTGCTGCGCTGGACGATGCACGTCAACCGGGCCGAGTTCGACCACATCCTGCTGGACCACGCCGCCGACGTGGGCGTGGAGGTCTTCCAGGGGACCGCCGTCACCGCCTACGAACCCGACGCGAACGGCGGGGTGGTCCGGCTCGCCGACGGGACGTCGGTCCGCGCCGGGTACTTCGTCGACGCCTCGGGCCGCCAGAGCAGCGTCTCCGCCGCCCGCAACAAGCGCGGCTGGCTGTCGAACTTCAAGAACATCGCCATCTGGCAGCACTTCACCGGCGGCGGCCACACCCAGAACCTGCCCGCCGACTGGAACGTCTTCACCTCGGACAACTTCTCGCCCATCGGCTGCTTCGCCTTCCGTGACGGGTGGTGCTGGTACATCCCCGTGCCGAAGGTCATCGACGGCCGGCGCGTCCTCACCCACTCCGTCGGCATCGTCACCAACCCGGCCGTCCTCAAGGAGCCCGGCCGCGACTACACCGACCAGGCGACGTTCCTCGCCGCCGTGCGCGAGGTCCCGTACCTCAAGGACCTGGTCACCGATGTCGTACCGGTTGCGGACCACATGATCACCGCCACCAACTACTCGCGCGTCGCCGAGGAGTTCGGCGACTACGACGAGCGGCACCTGCTCGTGGGCGACGCGGCGTTCTTCGTCGACCCCCTCTTCTCCTCCGGTGTCGCGGTCGCCCTCACCCAGGCCCAGGCCGCCGCGCTGCTGCTGCTGAAGACCACCGGCGGCAGTCTGGAGGAGGCCGACCGGCGGCAGTTGTGGCGGGACTACAACGACAAGTGGCACGGCACCGCCGAGACGTTCGCCCTGATGATCGACCAGTGGTACCACGCCATCGCCAAGAACAACCCGGACAGCGTCTACTGGAACACCCGCGGCACCGGCGCCGACCTCGGCATCCGCGAGCAGACCTTCGACGCCCTGCTCAACACGGCGTTCCAGCCCGCCCTGCTGGACGTCATGACGCACAACAGCCGCCGGGTCGAGGACCTGGACGCGGCGGGCCCCTACCTGTCCGCCACCGCCCTGGCCGAACCGGCCGGCCTCACCCCCGACGCCGTGCTCACCCTGGCGCCCACCACCGCCGTCCGCGACAGCGTCACCATGCTCGTACCGGGCTTCAAGGCCACCAACCCGCCCGCCAACGTCCAGCTCCCGCCCGCCGTCCTCGCCGGCATGGCGGAGTACTGGAAGAACCCCCTGACCCACCACGCGGCGGCACCGGCGCCGCTGCGCGACACCGTGCCCTGCAAACGGATCCACTCCACCGAGGACCCGCACGGCCCGTCCATCGACGCGGACGTCCGCCGGGACGGCGTGGACGAACTGTGGGAGTTGCTGAGCGCCGGCCCGGTGAAGTACGGCGAGATCGCCGGGCGCCTCACCCCCGCGCAGGTCCGGCTGGTGAAGCGGATGTGCGTGGGCGGCTTCCTGACCGTCACCCCCGCCGCCTGA
- a CDS encoding cytochrome P450, translated as MNARCTYGVAPGALPLLGHALPLVRDPLAFLDALPGRGDLVQVRVGPVRAVVVCDPELTRRVLRDDRTFDKGGPLYDRIREVTGNGLASCPYRDHREQRRLLQPAFHSARMAGYAEVMSRQVRATTGAWRDGGTIDAADEMLALSARITASAMFGAEADDARLAPLRDDFTTVVAGIPRRALVPAADRLPTPGNRRYDRARSRLRAAIGRLIAERHGDASGGGAGTDGAAGLLSLLLAAGRDGPDGRTLSESEITDQLVTFFAAGTETSGSALAWALHLLGGHPEVARRLRAEVDAVLGDAPTATLSHLPDLRLTAAVVNEALRLYPPAWLLTRTTTSDTSLGGHTLPVGTTVIYSAYLLHRRPDLFPDPERFDPDRWIVAPGAPAPPRTAFLPFGSGPRKCIGDVFALTEAALALATVVADWELRPANDRRVRPAPRLVLSPHRLPMITAARARGG; from the coding sequence GTGAACGCTCGCTGCACTTACGGTGTCGCCCCAGGGGCGTTGCCGCTCCTCGGCCACGCCCTGCCCCTCGTCCGCGACCCCCTCGCCTTCCTCGACGCCCTGCCCGGCCGCGGTGACCTGGTCCAGGTCCGGGTCGGCCCGGTCCGGGCGGTGGTGGTCTGCGATCCGGAACTGACCCGCCGGGTGCTGCGGGACGACCGGACGTTCGACAAGGGCGGCCCGCTCTACGACCGGATCCGGGAGGTGACCGGGAACGGACTCGCGAGCTGCCCGTACCGCGACCACCGCGAGCAGCGGCGGCTGCTGCAACCGGCGTTCCACTCCGCCCGGATGGCGGGGTACGCCGAGGTGATGTCCCGGCAGGTGCGGGCGACGACCGGGGCCTGGCGCGACGGCGGGACGATCGACGCCGCCGACGAGATGCTCGCGCTCAGCGCGCGGATCACCGCCTCGGCGATGTTCGGCGCGGAGGCGGACGACGCGCGGCTCGCACCGCTCCGGGACGACTTCACCACCGTCGTGGCGGGCATCCCGCGGCGCGCCCTCGTTCCGGCGGCCGACCGGCTGCCGACGCCGGGCAACCGCCGCTACGACCGGGCGCGTTCCCGGCTGCGCGCGGCGATCGGCCGGCTCATCGCCGAGCGGCACGGCGACGCCTCCGGCGGCGGGGCCGGTACGGACGGCGCCGCCGGCCTGCTCTCCCTGCTGCTGGCCGCCGGCCGGGACGGGCCGGACGGCCGGACGCTGTCCGAGTCCGAGATCACCGACCAGCTCGTCACCTTTTTCGCCGCCGGCACCGAGACCAGCGGCAGCGCCCTGGCCTGGGCCCTGCACCTGCTGGGCGGCCACCCCGAGGTGGCCCGCCGGCTGCGCGCGGAGGTGGACGCGGTGCTGGGTGACGCCCCCACGGCGACCCTGTCCCACCTGCCGGACCTGCGGCTGACCGCGGCGGTGGTCAACGAGGCGCTGCGGCTGTACCCGCCGGCCTGGCTGCTCACCCGCACCACCACCAGTGACACCAGCCTCGGCGGGCACACTCTCCCCGTCGGTACGACCGTGATCTACAGCGCCTACCTCCTCCACCGGCGCCCGGATCTGTTCCCCGACCCCGAGCGCTTCGATCCGGACCGCTGGATCGTCGCGCCGGGCGCCCCCGCTCCCCCGCGCACGGCGTTCCTGCCGTTCGGCAGCGGCCCCCGCAAGTGCATCGGCGACGTCTTCGCCCTCACCGAGGCGGCCCTGGCGCTGGCGACCGTCGTCGCGGACTGGGAGCTGCGCCCGGCGAACGACCGCCGGGTCCGCCCGGCCCCCCGCCTCGTCCTGAGCCCGCACCGGCTGCCGATGATCACGGCGGCGCGGGCCAGGGGCGGCTGA
- a CDS encoding pentapeptide repeat-containing protein: MPDIRDVPDIDSLGLRADCGSCFALCCVALPFAVSADFALNKEAGKPCPNLREDFRCGTHTTLREKGFSGCTVYDCFGAGQKVSQVTFGGSSWREAPGTAKAMFDVFPVMRQLHELLRYLAEVLTLPKSRPVHRDVRRVLGEIEALTRSDAEVLLGLDVPALRQEVNVLLLRASELVRGRDGKAKGKNRRGADLMGAGLRGADLRAANLRGAYLIAADLSGADLRSADLIGADLRDANLAGADLTGAFFLTQLQVNAAKGDARTRLPEGLDRPGHWER; this comes from the coding sequence GTGCCCGATATACGCGACGTCCCGGACATCGACTCCCTCGGCCTGCGGGCCGACTGCGGCAGCTGTTTCGCGCTCTGCTGCGTGGCCCTGCCGTTCGCGGTGTCGGCCGACTTCGCGTTGAACAAGGAGGCCGGGAAGCCGTGCCCGAACCTGCGGGAGGACTTCCGCTGCGGCACCCACACCACGCTCCGGGAGAAAGGTTTCTCGGGGTGCACGGTGTACGACTGCTTCGGGGCCGGGCAGAAGGTCTCGCAGGTCACCTTCGGCGGGTCCAGCTGGCGGGAGGCCCCGGGGACGGCCAAGGCGATGTTCGATGTGTTTCCGGTGATGCGGCAGCTGCACGAGCTGCTGCGGTACCTGGCGGAAGTGCTGACCCTGCCGAAGTCCCGGCCGGTCCACCGTGACGTCCGCCGGGTGCTCGGGGAGATCGAGGCGCTGACGCGGTCGGACGCCGAGGTGCTCCTCGGGCTGGACGTGCCCGCGCTCCGGCAGGAGGTGAACGTCCTGCTGCTGCGCGCGAGCGAGCTGGTGCGCGGCCGGGACGGCAAGGCCAAGGGGAAGAACCGGCGCGGCGCCGATCTGATGGGCGCCGGCCTCCGGGGCGCGGACCTGCGGGCGGCGAACCTGCGCGGGGCGTACCTGATCGCCGCCGACCTCTCGGGGGCCGACCTCCGCTCGGCCGACCTGATCGGCGCCGACCTGCGCGACGCGAACCTCGCGGGAGCGGATCTGACGGGCGCCTTCTTCCTCACCCAGCTCCAGGTGAACGCGGCCAAGGGCGACGCGCGGACCCGGCTGCCCGAGGGGCTGGACCGGCCGGGGCACTGGGAGCGTTAG
- a CDS encoding bifunctional 3'-5' exonuclease/DNA polymerase yields MRLCPVDADGRAAGPAVVEPSLAAAVRARPGAARWIWRSTAELYGRAVAAGVRVERCYDVEAAEALLMGYAEGQSGQPRSLAAAWARLRGLPVPADPPARAPDGQPSLFEPGPVPLPPGTDPLDALLAVHADQRARTKDTEHPGRTRLLIAAESAGTLVAAEMSRAGLPWRADVHRALLTELLGERYPGGQETRRLAELADEVSRAFGGVRVRPDLPADIVRAFAREGVALSSTRAWELRGVDHPAVEPLLEYKKLYRLHTAHGWQWLQTWVRDGRFRPEYVPGGTVTGRWTTNGGGALQIPKVIRRAVVADPGWRLVVADADQIEPRVLAAVSRDPGLMEVAGTGRDLYADLAERAFSGDRARAKLAMLGAIYGQTSGDGLKHLADLRRRFPRAVAHVDDAARAGEDGRLVRTWLGRTCPPASTAVPDEAGLPQDEPAGTPGAARARGRFTRNFVVQGSAADWALIVLALVRQALAGLRAELVFFQHDELIVHCPEEEAAEVAEVIRWAGDEAGRLAFGETPTRFPFTVGVAECYADAKD; encoded by the coding sequence GTGCGGCTCTGCCCGGTCGACGCCGACGGGCGGGCGGCCGGGCCGGCCGTCGTGGAGCCGAGCCTGGCCGCCGCGGTACGGGCCCGGCCGGGGGCGGCGCGGTGGATCTGGCGGTCGACGGCGGAGCTGTACGGGCGCGCGGTGGCGGCCGGGGTGCGCGTCGAGCGCTGCTACGACGTGGAGGCGGCCGAGGCGCTCCTCATGGGGTACGCGGAGGGACAGTCCGGGCAGCCGCGGTCGCTGGCCGCCGCGTGGGCGCGGCTGCGCGGGCTGCCCGTCCCCGCCGACCCGCCCGCCCGCGCGCCGGACGGGCAGCCGTCGCTGTTCGAGCCGGGCCCGGTCCCGCTGCCCCCGGGCACCGACCCGCTGGACGCGCTCCTCGCCGTCCACGCGGACCAGCGGGCGCGGACGAAGGACACCGAGCACCCCGGGCGGACGCGGCTGCTGATCGCGGCCGAGTCGGCGGGCACGCTCGTCGCCGCCGAGATGTCCCGCGCGGGGCTGCCCTGGCGCGCCGACGTCCACCGGGCGCTGCTGACGGAACTGCTGGGGGAGCGGTATCCGGGCGGGCAGGAGACCCGGCGGCTGGCCGAGCTCGCGGACGAGGTGTCGCGCGCGTTCGGCGGCGTCCGCGTCCGCCCCGACCTGCCCGCCGACATCGTCCGCGCCTTCGCCCGCGAGGGCGTCGCCCTCTCCTCGACGCGCGCCTGGGAGCTGCGCGGCGTCGACCACCCGGCCGTCGAGCCGCTGCTGGAGTACAAGAAGCTCTACCGGCTGCACACGGCGCACGGCTGGCAGTGGCTCCAGACGTGGGTCCGCGACGGCCGGTTCCGCCCCGAGTACGTGCCGGGCGGCACGGTGACCGGCCGGTGGACGACCAACGGGGGCGGCGCCCTGCAGATCCCCAAGGTGATCCGGCGGGCCGTGGTCGCCGACCCCGGTTGGCGGCTCGTCGTCGCCGACGCCGACCAGATCGAGCCCCGGGTACTGGCCGCCGTCTCCCGCGACCCCGGGCTGATGGAGGTCGCGGGAACCGGCCGCGACCTCTACGCCGACCTGGCCGAGCGGGCGTTCTCCGGCGACCGGGCCCGGGCCAAGCTGGCCATGCTGGGCGCGATCTACGGGCAGACCTCCGGGGACGGGCTCAAACACCTGGCGGACCTGCGCCGGCGCTTCCCCCGGGCGGTGGCCCACGTCGACGACGCGGCCCGGGCGGGGGAGGACGGGCGGCTGGTGCGGACGTGGCTCGGGCGCACCTGCCCGCCGGCCTCGACCGCCGTGCCCGACGAGGCGGGCCTCCCGCAGGACGAGCCGGCCGGCACTCCCGGCGCGGCGCGCGCCCGCGGCCGGTTCACACGGAACTTCGTCGTCCAGGGCAGCGCGGCCGACTGGGCCCTGATCGTGCTCGCCCTGGTCCGGCAGGCCCTCGCCGGGCTCCGCGCCGAGCTCGTCTTCTTCCAGCACGACGAGCTGATCGTGCACTGCCCGGAGGAGGAGGCCGCGGAGGTGGCGGAGGTCATCCGCTGGGCCGGGGACGAGGCCGGACGCCTCGCCTTCGGGGAGACGCCGACCCGCTTCCCGTTCACGGTCGGCGTGGCGGAGTGCTACGCGGATGCCAAGGACTGA